Proteins co-encoded in one Euleptes europaea isolate rEulEur1 chromosome 1, rEulEur1.hap1, whole genome shotgun sequence genomic window:
- the EPOR gene encoding erythropoietin receptor, which produces MERGGRWAAALWALLLLWASGSCADGAAALGTDFDYKASRLLTEEASSPKCFSERLEDLACFWEASEPLREGENQTAYTFRYNFEDDTRRKLCHLNVEDTARNTTRYTCRFQRQDIAAFMAIEVHVFQGSSNDTLYHRKVWLDKVVFLDPPSNLTVRLMDLPGQVNVSWQPPNLAFLDSSIRYEVKVSPEGSKAQMVEIANGRTYCLITNLKGQTRYSLEVRAKPDGVSFNGYWSAWSQPVTLTMTTTVDPLILTLSVILVLIVLLLAFIALMSHRRFLKKKLWPAIPTPEHEFKDLFTIYKGNFQLWLGHQSVYLRWGQNPHYLEEQPFLLEVLSECDRCKVDGAPPLPPKTRGLTELPHSPDVSQDDYLVLDEDLVPYGPGGGGSLLSVDGATGESAGGMAGGAREPSQASSSFEGAREPSQASSSFEYTVSDPSSESLSPWDRQAEPQLKSTYRMVSDSGISADYSPVGSNVGQTSLYTNLREGVTQPHSFLPSYIVCS; this is translated from the exons atgGAGCGAGGCGGGCGGTGGGCGGCGGCCCTGTgggcgctgctgctgctctgggcttCGGGCTCCTGTGCCGACGGGGCGGCCGCCTTGGGCACCGACTTCGACTACAAAG CTTCCCGCCTGCTGACTGAGGAGGCCTCCAGTCCCAAATGTTTCTCCGAGCGCCTGGAAGACCTCGCCTGCTTCTGGGAGGCGTCAGAGCCgctgagggagggagagaaccaGACCGCCTACACCTTCCGCTACAATTTTGA GGACGACACCCGACGGAAGCTCTGCCACCTGAATGTGGAAGACACGGCCAGGAACACGACCCGCTACACCTGCCGCTTCCAGAGGCAGGACATTGCCGCCTTTATGGCCATTGAGGTCCACGTCTTTCAGGGGTCCAGCAACGACACCCTGTACCACAGAAAAGTCTGGCTGGACAAAGTAG TTTTCCTGGACCCCCCCTCCAACCTGACTGTTCGCCTGATGGACCTGCCCGGGCAGGTCAACGTCAGCTGGCAGCCCCCCAACCTGGCATTCCTGGACTCCAGCATCCGCTACGAGGTGAAGGTCTCTCCTGAGGGCTCCAAGGCCCAGATG GTGGAAATTGCCAACGGGCGGACGTATTGCCTCATCACCAACCTGAAGGGCCAAACCCGCTACTCCTTGGAGGTGAGGGCCAAGCCCGACGGGGTCAGCTTCAACGGCTACTGGAGCGCCTGGTCCCAGCCTGTGACCCTCACGATGACCACCA CTGTGGACCCCCTCATCCTGACCTTGTCGGTCATCCTGGTGCTGATCGTCCTGCTTCTGGCCTTCATCGCCCTGATGTCTCACCGCAG ATTCCTGAAGAAGAAGCTTTGGCCCGCAATCCCCACCCCAGAGCATGAATTCAAGGACCTTTTCACCATCTACAAGGGAAACTTCCAG CTGTGGCTGGGGCACCAGAGTGTTTACCTGCGGTGGGGCCAGaacccccactacctggaggagcAGCCGTTCTTGCTGGAGGTCCTCTCAGAGTGTGACCGCTGTAAGGTGGACGGTGCTCCTCCTCTGCCCCCCAAGACCCGTGGCTTGACGGAGCTCCCACATTCTCCAGACGTGTCTCAAGATGATTACCTAGTACTGGACGAAGACTTGGTGCCCTACGGCCCCGGAGGGGGCGGTTCTCTGCTTTCCGTGGACGGTGCCACGGGGGAGAGCGCAGGGGGCATGGCAGGAGGGGCCCGGGAGCCCAGCCAGGCGTCTTCCAGCTTCGAAGGGGCCCGGGAGCCCAGCCAGGCGTCTTCCAGCTTTGAGTACACGGTGTCTGATCCCAGCTCAGAGAGCCTCTCCCCGTGGGACCGCCAGGCAGAGCCCCAGCTCAAGAGCACCTACCGGATGGTGTCCGACTCCGGGATCTCTGCCGACTACAGCCCCGTGGGCTCCAACGTTGGCCAGACCAGCTTGTACACCAACCTCCGCGAGGGGGTAACACAGCCACACTCCTTCCTGCCCAGCTACATTGTGTGCTCGTAG